The following proteins are co-located in the Rattus norvegicus strain BN/NHsdMcwi chromosome X, GRCr8, whole genome shotgun sequence genome:
- the Samt2l3 gene encoding uncharacterized protein Samt2l3, with translation MDHFTYKTKRFAGLKEWIFILTGFLCSLLSSGLGIILARSKYWRLWEFNSKVVQFVYIGLWEAYYHQEFNISGSATRILMHSSINSTWTISPEFQYSQNLVLLATLIKPVVLVFISAAIRVSFTKASLPYIQIVCYKCSVLILIISSLCTIISVTWNHVVDLYGKSTLDFPPTFPVKKEALIKKHNTPVFPIGLLTTTLSLLGVFTFLIEIRALKVQSKLNAQHASRQAGQNV, from the exons ATGGATCACTTCACCtacaaaacaaaaag ATTTGCAGGGTTGAAGGAATGGATCTTCATATTGACTGGCTTCCTCTGCAGCCTTTTATCTTCGGGCCTTGGCATAATCCTTGCAAGAAGCAAATACTGGCGCCTCTGGGAATTCAACAGTAAGGTTGTCCAGTTTGTGTACATCGGACTGTGGGAGGCTTATTACCATCAGGAATTTAACATCTCTGGGTCGGCAACCAGAATTCTGATGCACAGCTCTATCAACTCGACCTGGACCATTTCACCTGAATTTCAGTACTCGCAGAACCTCGTATTGCTGGCAACGTTAATAAAGCCTGTTGTCCTGGTTTTCATCTCAGCAGCCATTAGGGTCAGCTTTACCAAAGCCTCATTACCATACATTCAGATAGTTTGCTACAAGTGCTCTGTCTTAATTCTGATCATCAGTAGCCTTTGTACCATTATTTCAGTGACCTGGAATCATGTGGTAGACCTCTATGGCAAAAGCACCCTTGACTTTCCACCAACCTTTCCAGTTAAGAAAGAAGCCCTGATAAAGAAACACAACACCCCTGTTTTTCCAATAGGGCTCCTGACAACCACCCTGTCACTCCTTGGTGTGTTTACGTTCCTCATTGAGATCAGGGCATTGAAAGTTCAGAGTAAGCTGAATGCCCAGCATGCTTCTAGACAGGCTGGTCAAAATGTCTGA